The following are from one region of the Parasphingorhabdus sp. SCSIO 66989 genome:
- a CDS encoding CopG family ribbon-helix-helix protein has translation MRQILVKMPDDLANALDAYAAERGQSRSELIRFVLAQLVEPESAQTEPNKADRYGRVTLKFIIDGKAYDAVKRHCDALHMKPAEYIRTLLYARFFEGDEPIIQTKQTVEAIMKAVGATDKIGRNLNDAVRSIKGAIGADNKPELRMSIDEIVAMERRLIDTIDRQFQITLEAITRDNEYWRPSW, from the coding sequence TTGCGTCAGATTTTGGTCAAAATGCCGGATGATCTAGCCAACGCTCTTGATGCGTATGCTGCCGAGCGCGGGCAATCGCGCAGCGAGCTTATTCGCTTTGTGCTGGCTCAATTAGTGGAGCCGGAAAGCGCGCAGACAGAGCCGAATAAAGCAGACAGATATGGCCGCGTGACATTGAAATTTATCATTGACGGGAAAGCCTATGACGCGGTGAAGCGCCATTGTGATGCGCTCCATATGAAGCCTGCCGAGTATATCCGAACGCTGCTATACGCCCGCTTTTTTGAAGGCGACGAGCCTATCATACAGACCAAGCAAACCGTGGAAGCGATCATGAAAGCGGTTGGCGCAACGGACAAGATTGGGCGCAATCTCAATGATGCAGTGCGCTCTATCAAAGGTGCCATTGGTGCGGATAACAAGCCAGAGCTGCGCATGAGTATCGACGAGATTGTTGCCATGGAGCGGCGGTTAATCGACACGATAGATAGGCAGTTCCAAATCACGCTTGAGGCCATCACACGCGATAATGAATATTGGCGTCCATCATGGTAG
- a CDS encoding zinc finger domain-containing protein, translating into MIDFTAYPHPVMAVRCPECGKAAGVYCYRPSGHKASDFHRSLKDLADQIFIQQHGNAAAVFRSDNNTWLIDPNGLAPDMSEPSDQLQLF; encoded by the coding sequence ATGATCGACTTCACAGCCTATCCGCATCCAGTAATGGCCGTTAGATGCCCCGAGTGTGGTAAAGCCGCAGGCGTCTATTGCTACCGCCCATCAGGGCATAAGGCGAGCGACTTCCATCGATCCCTCAAAGATTTGGCCGACCAGATATTTATTCAGCAGCACGGTAATGCCGCCGCAGTCTTTAGGTCAGATAACAACACCTGGCTTATCGACCCCAACGGCCTTGCACCGGATATGTCCGAACCGTCCGACCAGCTACAATTATTCTAA